The proteins below come from a single Oerskovia jenensis genomic window:
- a CDS encoding multifunctional oxoglutarate decarboxylase/oxoglutarate dehydrogenase thiamine pyrophosphate-binding subunit/dihydrolipoyllysine-residue succinyltransferase subunit, giving the protein MSPKAESESISAASSVFGANEWLVDELYEQYLKDKNAVDPAWWEFFADYRPGDKASEVNGSAAPAAGTSTPAVATPAPAVQIPANAPAAPPARPTSAVPATDGSAAGESAQRPKSPVVPADPTVNAAIAAVKANRPVATAQPATAPYAAVAAAKSKSDAPDASDDVQKLRGPAARVVVNMEASLEVPTATSVRAVPAKLMVDNRIVINNHLARGRGGKISFTHLIGYALVEALGEMPAMNSSYTQLDGKPAVNNPAHVNFGLAIDLAKPDGTRQLLVPSVKKAEQMDFAQFWAAYEDLVRRARGNKLTVDDFAGTTISLTNPGGIGTVHSVPRLMQGQGTIIGVGAMDYPAEFAGASVEQLARLGVSKVLTITSTYDHRIIQGAQSGEFLRILGTKLIGEDGFYDRVFAALRIPYEPVRWTRDNTTDAEIEAAKPAKIAELIHSFRSRGHLMADTDPLAYRQRKHPDLDVQTHDLTLWDLDRTFPTGGFGGKTKSTLRDILGLLRDSYCRSIGIEYMHLADRAQRRWLQERLESGYARTPREDQLRILRRLNSAEAFETFLQTKFVGQKRFSLEGGESVIPLLDAVLSKAADGGLDEVCIGMAHRGRLNVLANIAGKSYAQIFAEFEGNQDPKSVQGSGDVKYHLGTEGTFSAESGAQTRVYLAANPSHLEAVDPVLEGIVRAKQDRIDLGGDGFSVLPILIHGDAAFAGQGVVPEVLNLAQLRGYRTGGTIHVIINNQVGFTTGPSSSRSTLYSTDVAKGYQVPIFHVNGDDPEACVRVAELAFAFREQFDRDVIIDMICYRRRGHNEGDDPSMTQPLMYNLIEAKRSVRKLYTENLVARGDITLEEAEHVLQDYQAQLERVFTETKEGGFTPSPATEPVAGLERPESQREDAGTMVGWKTAIDQSIIERVGQVHVSPPEGFTVHPKLAQLLEKRNQMSANGGIDWGYGELLAFGSLLVEGTPVRLAGQDSRRGTFVQRHAVLHDRETGAEWTPLLYLSADQAKFWVYDSSLSEYAALGFEYGYSVERPDALVLWEAQFGDFVNGAQTVIDEFISSAEQKWGQNSSVVMLLPHGYEGQGPDHSSARIERFLQMCAENNLTVAQPSTPASYFHLLRQQAYARPRRPLVVFTPKQLLRLKAAASGVEDFTTGTFQPVLGDPTANPASVDRVLLCTGRVYYDLVAERAKRGDDKTAIVRLEQLYPLDVDGIRRELATYAGAEVVWVQDEPENQGAWSFVHVNLPEDLPRVRVVARPASASTAAGTAKKHQAQQAVLLEQAFAR; this is encoded by the coding sequence GTGTCCCCGAAGGCTGAGTCAGAGTCGATCAGCGCAGCAAGTTCTGTGTTCGGCGCCAACGAATGGCTTGTCGACGAGCTCTACGAGCAATACCTCAAGGACAAGAACGCGGTCGATCCCGCGTGGTGGGAGTTCTTCGCGGACTACCGTCCCGGGGACAAGGCGAGCGAGGTGAACGGGAGCGCCGCCCCCGCCGCAGGGACCTCGACGCCCGCCGTCGCGACCCCGGCTCCCGCGGTCCAGATCCCGGCGAACGCACCGGCAGCGCCGCCGGCCCGTCCCACGAGCGCCGTACCGGCGACCGACGGCTCTGCGGCCGGTGAGTCCGCCCAGCGCCCCAAGTCCCCCGTGGTCCCCGCCGACCCGACCGTCAACGCGGCGATCGCGGCCGTGAAGGCCAACCGCCCGGTCGCGACCGCGCAGCCCGCCACGGCGCCGTACGCGGCCGTGGCCGCCGCGAAGTCGAAGTCCGACGCGCCCGACGCCTCGGACGACGTGCAGAAGCTGCGCGGCCCCGCCGCGCGCGTCGTCGTGAACATGGAGGCGAGCCTCGAGGTCCCGACCGCGACCTCGGTGCGCGCCGTGCCGGCCAAGCTCATGGTCGACAACCGCATCGTGATCAACAACCACCTCGCCCGGGGGCGCGGCGGCAAGATCTCGTTCACGCACCTCATCGGCTACGCGCTCGTCGAGGCCCTCGGCGAGATGCCGGCCATGAACTCGAGCTACACCCAGCTCGACGGCAAGCCCGCGGTGAACAACCCGGCGCACGTCAACTTCGGTCTCGCGATCGACCTCGCCAAGCCGGACGGCACCCGCCAGCTCCTCGTGCCGAGCGTCAAGAAGGCCGAGCAGATGGACTTCGCCCAGTTCTGGGCGGCCTACGAGGACCTGGTGCGCCGGGCCCGCGGCAACAAGCTCACCGTCGACGACTTCGCCGGCACGACCATCTCGCTCACCAACCCGGGCGGCATCGGCACCGTGCACTCGGTCCCGCGCCTCATGCAGGGCCAGGGCACGATCATCGGCGTCGGCGCGATGGACTACCCCGCGGAGTTCGCGGGCGCCTCGGTCGAGCAGCTCGCGCGCCTCGGCGTCTCGAAGGTCCTGACGATCACGTCGACCTACGACCACCGCATCATCCAGGGCGCCCAGTCCGGCGAGTTCCTGCGCATCCTCGGGACCAAGCTGATCGGTGAGGACGGGTTCTACGACCGCGTCTTCGCCGCGCTGCGCATCCCCTACGAGCCGGTCCGCTGGACCCGCGACAACACGACGGACGCCGAGATCGAGGCGGCCAAGCCCGCCAAGATCGCCGAGCTCATCCACTCGTTCCGCTCGCGCGGCCACCTCATGGCCGACACGGACCCGCTCGCCTACCGTCAGCGCAAGCACCCCGACCTGGACGTCCAGACCCACGACCTCACGCTGTGGGACCTGGACCGCACCTTCCCCACGGGCGGGTTCGGCGGCAAGACCAAGTCGACGCTGCGCGACATCCTCGGCCTGCTGCGCGACTCGTACTGCCGCTCGATCGGCATCGAGTACATGCACCTCGCGGACCGCGCCCAGCGTCGCTGGCTCCAGGAGCGCCTCGAGTCCGGGTACGCCCGCACCCCGCGCGAGGACCAGCTGCGCATCCTGCGCCGCCTGAACTCCGCGGAGGCGTTCGAGACCTTCCTGCAGACCAAGTTCGTCGGCCAGAAGCGCTTCTCGCTCGAGGGCGGCGAGTCCGTCATCCCGCTGCTCGACGCCGTCCTGTCCAAGGCGGCCGACGGCGGCCTCGACGAGGTCTGCATCGGTATGGCCCACCGTGGCCGCCTCAACGTCCTCGCGAACATCGCGGGCAAGAGCTACGCCCAGATCTTCGCCGAGTTCGAGGGCAACCAGGACCCCAAGAGCGTCCAGGGCTCGGGAGACGTCAAGTACCACCTCGGCACCGAGGGCACGTTCTCGGCCGAGTCGGGTGCGCAGACGCGCGTCTACCTCGCGGCCAACCCCTCGCACCTCGAGGCGGTCGACCCGGTGCTCGAGGGCATCGTGCGCGCCAAGCAGGACCGCATCGACCTGGGCGGCGACGGCTTCTCCGTCCTGCCGATCCTCATCCACGGCGACGCGGCCTTCGCGGGCCAGGGCGTGGTCCCCGAGGTCCTGAACCTCGCGCAGCTCCGCGGCTACCGCACGGGCGGCACGATCCACGTCATCATCAACAACCAGGTCGGCTTCACCACGGGCCCGTCCTCGTCGCGCTCGACGCTCTACTCGACCGACGTCGCCAAGGGCTACCAGGTCCCGATCTTCCACGTGAACGGTGACGACCCCGAGGCGTGCGTGCGCGTCGCCGAGCTCGCCTTCGCGTTCCGCGAGCAGTTCGACCGCGACGTGATCATCGACATGATCTGCTACCGCCGTCGCGGGCACAACGAGGGCGACGACCCCTCGATGACGCAGCCGCTCATGTACAACCTCATCGAGGCCAAGCGCTCGGTGCGCAAGCTCTACACCGAGAACCTCGTCGCGCGCGGCGACATCACGCTCGAGGAGGCCGAGCACGTCCTGCAGGACTACCAGGCCCAGCTCGAGCGCGTCTTCACCGAGACCAAGGAAGGCGGCTTCACGCCGTCGCCCGCCACCGAGCCCGTCGCGGGCCTCGAGCGCCCCGAGTCCCAGCGCGAGGACGCCGGCACGATGGTCGGGTGGAAGACCGCGATCGACCAGTCGATCATCGAGCGCGTGGGTCAGGTGCACGTCTCGCCGCCCGAGGGCTTCACGGTCCACCCCAAGCTGGCGCAGCTCCTCGAGAAGCGCAACCAGATGTCCGCCAACGGCGGCATCGACTGGGGCTACGGCGAGCTGCTCGCGTTCGGTTCGCTGCTCGTCGAGGGCACGCCCGTGCGCCTCGCCGGGCAGGACTCGCGCCGTGGCACGTTCGTGCAGCGTCACGCGGTCCTGCACGACCGCGAGACCGGCGCCGAGTGGACCCCGCTGCTGTACCTGTCGGCGGACCAGGCGAAGTTCTGGGTCTACGACTCCTCCCTGAGCGAGTACGCGGCCCTCGGCTTCGAGTACGGCTACTCGGTCGAGCGCCCTGACGCCCTGGTGCTGTGGGAGGCGCAGTTCGGCGACTTCGTCAACGGCGCCCAGACCGTCATCGACGAGTTCATCTCCTCGGCCGAGCAGAAGTGGGGCCAGAACTCCTCGGTCGTCATGCTGCTGCCGCACGGCTACGAGGGCCAGGGACCGGACCACTCGTCGGCGCGTATCGAGCGCTTCCTGCAGATGTGCGCCGAGAACAACCTCACGGTCGCGCAGCCGTCCACGCCGGCGTCGTACTTCCACCTGCTGCGTCAGCAGGCGTACGCCCGTCCGCGTCGTCCGCTCGTGGTGTTCACGCCCAAGCAGCTGCTGCGTCTCAAGGCGGCCGCGTCCGGGGTCGAGGACTTCACGACCGGCACGTTCCAGCCGGTGCTCGGGGACCCGACGGCGAACCCCGCGTCCGTGGACCGCGTCCTGCTCTGCACGGGCCGCGTCTACTACGACCTGGTCGCCGAGCGCGCCAAGCGTGGGGACGACAAGACGGCGATCGTCCGCCTCGAGCAGCTCTACCCGCTCGACGTGGACGGCATCCGCCGGGAGCTCGCCACGTACGCGGGCGCCGAGGTCGTGTGGGTCCAGGACGAGCCGGAGAACCAGGGTGCGTGGTCGTTCGTCCACGTGAACCTGCCCGAGGACCTGCCGCGCGTCCGGGTCGTCGCGCGCCCGGCGTCGGCCTCGACCGCCGCCGGCACGGCCAAGAAGCACCAGGCCCAGCAGGCCGTCCTGCTCGAGCAGGCGTTCGCCCGCTGA
- a CDS encoding sensor histidine kinase — translation MTSGPRTIRPHLPDVRPLDSFRSLKIKLGVLVFATVTLAVLITWLGQQNKLGPTRTFPLAIVLSLLLTQILARGMTSPLREMTAAAQSMADGDYSRRVRATSRDEVGQLAVAFNIMAEDLASSDQMRRELIANVSHELRTPIAALQAQLENVVDGVSEANPATMEMALAQTERLTRLVTYLLDLSRIEAGAAALNVQDVPLGDFLEENADAVSMVEAGKQLRYVIDVTPEDLTLPADPERLRQIITNLLQNAIRHSPQGGEIRLEAYPVDDDVVIEVIDQGPGIAKKDRERIFERFARGNAPSHGHSSTGGTGIGLAIVRWAVDLHGGRIEVADSQQGATMRLTFPAHPAPHTTGLLDDLPEILGHPGVPRPDDRKGRTSDTAE, via the coding sequence GTGACCTCCGGCCCCCGGACCATCCGCCCCCACCTCCCGGACGTCCGGCCACTCGACTCGTTCCGGTCGCTCAAGATCAAGCTCGGCGTGCTGGTCTTCGCGACGGTCACGCTCGCGGTCCTCATCACCTGGCTCGGTCAGCAGAACAAGCTCGGACCGACCCGCACGTTCCCCCTCGCGATCGTGCTCTCGCTCCTGCTCACGCAGATCCTCGCGCGCGGCATGACGTCGCCGCTGCGGGAGATGACCGCGGCGGCGCAGTCCATGGCCGACGGCGACTACAGCCGACGCGTGCGTGCGACGAGCCGCGACGAGGTGGGCCAGCTCGCCGTCGCCTTCAACATCATGGCCGAGGACCTCGCGTCCTCCGACCAGATGCGGCGCGAGCTCATCGCGAACGTCTCGCACGAGCTGCGCACCCCCATCGCGGCGCTGCAGGCCCAGCTCGAGAACGTCGTCGACGGCGTGAGCGAGGCGAACCCGGCGACCATGGAGATGGCGCTCGCCCAGACCGAGCGCCTGACGCGCCTCGTGACGTACCTCCTGGACCTGTCCCGGATCGAGGCGGGGGCCGCGGCGCTCAACGTCCAGGACGTCCCGCTCGGCGACTTCCTCGAGGAGAACGCCGACGCCGTCTCCATGGTCGAGGCCGGCAAGCAGCTGCGGTACGTGATCGACGTGACCCCGGAGGACCTGACGCTCCCCGCGGACCCCGAGCGGCTGCGACAGATCATCACCAACCTGCTCCAGAACGCGATCCGCCACTCGCCCCAGGGCGGGGAGATCCGCCTCGAGGCCTACCCCGTGGACGACGACGTGGTGATCGAGGTCATCGATCAGGGGCCCGGCATCGCGAAGAAGGACCGCGAGCGGATCTTCGAACGCTTCGCCCGGGGCAACGCCCCCTCGCACGGCCACTCGTCCACGGGCGGGACCGGGATCGGGCTCGCGATCGTGCGCTGGGCGGTCGACCTGCACGGCGGGCGCATCGAGGTCGCGGACTCGCAGCAGGGGGCGACCATGCGCCTGACCTTCCCGGCCCACCCCGCACCGCACACCACGGGCCTCCTGGACGACCTCCCCGAGATCCTCGGGCACCCCGGAGTACCTCGTCCTGACGACCGGAAGGGACGAACCTCCGACACTGCCGAGTGA
- a CDS encoding response regulator transcription factor: MTASAFPTGTGATSAGGPAGTPAQSANILVVEDEPAIATAIAQRLSAEGWRVEVARDGLSGVEAATRLRPDVIVLDVMLPGIDGLEVTRRIQAEQPVPILMLTARDDETDMLIGLGVGADDYMTKPFSMRELVARVKALLRRVDRAAQAATSTPTDPPMVVGDVVIDRAQRRVHRAGEEVHLTPTEFELLVMLASSPKTVLTRERLLAEVWDWADASGTRTVDSHIKALRRKLGPDLIRTVHGVGYAFEPPVA, from the coding sequence ATGACAGCCAGCGCATTCCCCACCGGTACCGGCGCGACGAGCGCTGGTGGACCCGCAGGCACACCCGCGCAGTCCGCGAACATCCTCGTGGTCGAGGACGAGCCGGCCATCGCCACAGCCATCGCCCAGCGCCTGAGCGCCGAGGGCTGGCGTGTCGAGGTCGCCCGCGACGGGCTCTCGGGCGTCGAGGCCGCGACCCGCCTGCGACCCGACGTGATCGTGCTCGACGTCATGCTGCCGGGCATCGACGGCCTCGAGGTCACGCGCCGCATCCAGGCCGAGCAGCCGGTCCCCATCCTCATGCTGACCGCCCGCGACGACGAGACGGACATGCTCATCGGGCTCGGCGTCGGCGCCGACGACTACATGACCAAGCCCTTCTCGATGCGCGAGCTGGTCGCCCGGGTCAAGGCGCTGCTCCGGCGCGTCGACCGCGCGGCCCAGGCGGCGACGTCGACCCCCACGGACCCGCCGATGGTCGTGGGCGACGTCGTGATCGACCGGGCCCAGCGGCGCGTGCACCGCGCGGGCGAGGAGGTCCACCTGACCCCCACGGAGTTCGAGCTGCTCGTCATGCTGGCCAGCTCCCCCAAGACCGTGCTCACCCGCGAGCGCCTCCTCGCCGAGGTCTGGGACTGGGCCGACGCGAGCGGGACCCGCACGGTCGACTCCCACATCAAGGCCCTGCGCCGCAAGCTCGGGCCGGACCTGATCCGCACCGTGCACGGCGTCGGGTACGCGTTCGAGCCCCCGGTCGCGTGA
- a CDS encoding hemolysin family protein has protein sequence MVGDWLMVALGVLLTAGTAVFVASEFSLVTLDPAVLTKPGTAEDDEQGGPDDAPPGGAREVGGHAARARSDRRDRSVRVGLKHLSTELSSAQVGITITTILLGYTAQPALQNLIGDALGSTALGASAATVLAVVLALVVVNLFSMLFGELIPKNFALSTPYATARQVVPVQRQFTKLFRPVISVLNGSANAILRRVGVEPREELSGARSASELAALVKRSAQEGTLNTAVATLLTNSIELDELSAVDVMTDRMRMVVLRRDDTAADVVALARTSGHSRFPVIGEDRDDVLGLVHLRRAVGVPHERRSEVPAAALMVEAPRVPETVALGPLLVELRGFGLQMAVVVDEYGGTSGVVTLEDVVEELVGDVADEHDPRRAGVARGTDGSWIVPGVIRPDELLESTGLEVPEDGAYETLGGLVMADLGRVPEVGDEVRAGVVVLRVEAMEGRRVERLRVRVLASPDEPDEPDEPDGEAGSRAGGAPSPSTPRWPAPERPPGAVPRSGEDSSTSGGAR, from the coding sequence GTGGTAGGCGACTGGTTGATGGTCGCGCTGGGGGTGCTCCTGACCGCAGGTACAGCAGTCTTCGTGGCGAGCGAGTTCTCCCTCGTGACCCTCGACCCCGCCGTCCTGACCAAGCCCGGGACCGCCGAAGACGACGAGCAGGGCGGTCCGGACGACGCTCCGCCGGGTGGTGCGCGCGAGGTGGGCGGCCACGCGGCCCGGGCGCGCAGCGACCGTCGCGACCGCAGCGTCCGGGTGGGCCTCAAGCACCTGTCGACCGAGCTCTCGTCGGCGCAGGTCGGCATCACGATCACGACCATCCTGCTCGGCTACACGGCCCAGCCCGCCCTCCAGAACCTCATCGGTGACGCTCTCGGGAGCACGGCGCTCGGGGCGAGCGCGGCCACGGTCCTCGCGGTGGTCCTGGCGCTCGTCGTGGTGAACCTCTTCTCGATGCTCTTCGGTGAGCTCATCCCCAAGAACTTCGCGCTCTCGACCCCGTACGCCACGGCCCGACAGGTGGTCCCGGTCCAGCGCCAGTTCACCAAGCTCTTCCGACCGGTCATCTCGGTGCTCAACGGCTCGGCGAACGCGATCCTGCGGCGCGTGGGCGTCGAGCCTCGTGAGGAGCTCTCGGGGGCACGCTCGGCCTCGGAGCTCGCGGCACTCGTCAAGCGTTCGGCCCAGGAGGGCACCCTGAACACCGCCGTCGCCACGCTCCTGACCAACTCGATCGAGCTCGACGAGCTCAGCGCGGTCGACGTCATGACGGACCGCATGCGCATGGTGGTCCTGCGTCGTGACGACACGGCCGCGGACGTCGTGGCGCTCGCGCGCACCTCGGGCCACTCGCGCTTTCCCGTGATCGGCGAGGACCGCGACGACGTGCTCGGCCTCGTCCACCTGCGACGGGCCGTCGGGGTACCGCACGAGCGCCGCTCCGAGGTGCCTGCGGCCGCTCTCATGGTCGAGGCCCCCCGCGTCCCGGAGACGGTCGCGCTGGGTCCGCTGCTCGTCGAGCTGCGCGGGTTCGGCCTGCAGATGGCCGTCGTCGTCGACGAGTACGGCGGCACGTCCGGCGTCGTGACGCTCGAGGACGTGGTCGAGGAGCTCGTGGGCGACGTCGCGGACGAGCACGATCCCCGCCGGGCCGGCGTGGCGCGGGGGACGGACGGTTCGTGGATCGTCCCGGGGGTCATCCGCCCGGACGAGCTCCTGGAGTCGACGGGTCTCGAGGTCCCCGAGGACGGTGCGTACGAGACCCTGGGTGGGCTGGTCATGGCCGACCTGGGCCGGGTGCCCGAGGTGGGCGACGAGGTCCGGGCAGGGGTCGTCGTGCTACGGGTCGAGGCCATGGAGGGGCGCCGCGTCGAGCGCCTCCGGGTGCGCGTGCTCGCGTCGCCCGACGAGCCCGACGAGCCCGACGAGCCCGACGGCGAGGCCGGGTCCCGAGCGGGTGGGGCGCCGTCCCCGAGCACTCCGCGCTGGCCCGCGCCCGAACGTCCCCCTGGCGCGGTGCCGCGCTCGGGTGAGGACTCCTCGACGTCCGGAGGTGCACGGTGA
- a CDS encoding hemolysin family protein codes for MSSTAALLLGLFLLAANAFFVGAEFAIISARRSAIEPLAAQGNRRAQTVLWAMEHVSLMLACAQLGVTVCSVGLGVVAEPAVAHLIEVPLHALGVSPSLTHPIAFVVALSIVVYLHVVLGEMVPKNLAVSGPEKAVMWFGPPLVVLGRILKPIIVSLNWLANHVVRWTGVEPKDEVASVFTAEQVQSIVEHSQAEGILQDEQGLLSGAIEFSERTAAEVMVPVERLVTVVEGCTPDEIERLVAKTGFSRFPVADVHGELVGYLHLKDVLYASGEDRFLPVPSWRVRALATAEPGDEIEDTLRAMQRSGAHLARVDAGREDREGDVLGGPGVPGVPAAAGPDAGAPDRGPGALGVVFLEDILEELVGEVRDAMQRRVH; via the coding sequence GTGAGCTCGACCGCCGCCCTCCTCCTGGGCCTGTTCCTGCTGGCGGCCAACGCGTTCTTCGTGGGCGCGGAGTTCGCGATCATCTCGGCCCGTCGCAGCGCGATCGAGCCCCTCGCCGCGCAGGGGAACCGCCGCGCCCAGACGGTCCTGTGGGCCATGGAGCACGTCTCGCTCATGCTCGCGTGCGCCCAGCTCGGCGTCACGGTGTGCTCGGTCGGGCTCGGTGTCGTCGCGGAACCGGCCGTCGCGCACCTCATCGAGGTGCCGCTGCACGCCCTGGGCGTGAGCCCGTCGCTCACGCACCCCATCGCGTTCGTCGTCGCGTTGTCGATCGTGGTCTACCTGCACGTGGTCCTCGGCGAGATGGTCCCCAAGAACCTCGCGGTGTCGGGCCCGGAGAAGGCCGTCATGTGGTTCGGGCCGCCGCTCGTGGTGCTGGGCCGCATCCTCAAGCCGATCATCGTCTCGCTCAACTGGCTCGCGAACCACGTGGTGCGCTGGACCGGCGTCGAGCCCAAGGACGAGGTCGCCTCGGTCTTCACGGCCGAGCAGGTGCAGTCGATCGTCGAGCACTCGCAGGCCGAGGGCATCCTCCAGGACGAGCAGGGCCTGCTCTCGGGGGCCATCGAGTTCTCGGAACGCACGGCGGCCGAGGTCATGGTGCCGGTCGAGCGCCTGGTGACCGTGGTCGAGGGGTGCACGCCCGACGAGATCGAGCGCCTGGTCGCCAAGACGGGCTTCAGCCGGTTCCCGGTCGCCGACGTGCACGGTGAGCTCGTCGGCTACCTGCACCTCAAGGACGTGCTGTACGCGAGCGGCGAGGACCGGTTCCTGCCGGTGCCCTCGTGGCGGGTGCGCGCGCTCGCGACGGCCGAGCCGGGTGACGAGATCGAGGACACCCTGCGGGCGATGCAGCGGTCGGGCGCGCACCTGGCGCGTGTGGACGCGGGGCGGGAGGACCGCGAGGGCGACGTCCTGGGAGGCCCGGGAGTCCCGGGAGTCCCGGCCGCCGCAGGGCCCGACGCCGGCGCGCCGGACCGCGGTCCCGGCGCCCTGGGCGTCGTCTTCCTCGAGGACATCCTGGAGGAGCTCGTCGGAGAGGTGCGGGACGCGATGCAGCGTCGCGTCCACTGA
- a CDS encoding M15 family metallopeptidase codes for MSTSQSSDSRRARREADTGHKGRRRAEIPSHQRWAPRMAVLGTLAVATIAMPLSAGAQDGPAAPFGPDGTPTGPSALDLVSNPTAAEATSEYVASAPKIDGRAQAASRSVERAPLPNCDPTVKVTSANGRLTGHELCDLWQPGESLRPDAAVALSAMNEAFRSTFGRDMCLVSSYRTIASQVSLKGSRGGFAAKPGTSFHGWGLAIDLCSSETGNREVYSWITRNGGLYGWANPSWAKRGGGGAYEPWHFEFTEGVVEHGGLL; via the coding sequence GTGTCGACGTCCCAGTCCTCCGACTCCCGACGCGCTCGGCGCGAGGCGGACACCGGGCACAAGGGGCGCCGTCGGGCGGAGATCCCCTCGCACCAGCGCTGGGCTCCTCGCATGGCGGTCCTCGGGACGCTCGCGGTCGCGACCATCGCCATGCCGTTGTCGGCCGGAGCGCAGGACGGCCCCGCAGCCCCCTTCGGCCCGGACGGGACGCCGACCGGGCCGAGCGCCCTGGACCTCGTGAGCAACCCGACCGCGGCAGAGGCCACGTCCGAGTACGTCGCGTCGGCCCCGAAGATCGACGGCCGGGCCCAGGCCGCGAGCCGCTCGGTCGAGCGTGCGCCGCTGCCCAACTGCGACCCCACGGTCAAGGTCACGAGCGCCAACGGTCGGCTCACCGGGCACGAGTTGTGCGACCTGTGGCAGCCGGGGGAGTCGTTGCGTCCGGACGCGGCGGTCGCGCTGTCGGCCATGAACGAGGCCTTCCGGTCGACGTTCGGTCGTGACATGTGCCTGGTCTCGAGCTACCGGACCATCGCGTCGCAGGTCTCGCTCAAGGGCTCGCGCGGGGGGTTCGCGGCCAAGCCCGGGACCTCGTTCCACGGCTGGGGCCTCGCGATCGACCTGTGCTCGAGCGAGACGGGCAACCGTGAGGTCTACTCGTGGATCACCAGGAACGGCGGCCTGTACGGCTGGGCCAACCCGTCGTGGGCCAAGCGCGGCGGAGGCGGCGCCTACGAGCCGTGGCACTTCGAGTTCACCGAGGGTGTCGTCGAGCACGGTGGCCTTCTCTGA
- a CDS encoding cation:proton antiporter codes for MDEAVVLLVITGALAVTAAARHWDLPAPLLLVVVGLGVSLIPAVPHVELAPEVLLGVILPPLLFSAATGSSYQDFRTSLHAIVRLGVGLVVVTALAVAWVATILLPDLPFAAALVLGAVVAPPDAVSAAAVGRRLGLPRRVMTLLGGESLINDATSLTLYKVALAGVATGAWVWTEGIGVFTLAVVVGVGVGLVMGIGMHAARLRLADPLLTSVAGIILPFAAYWIAEELSGSGVLAVVAAGLYLGHTAPTAGYETRLVEEPLWDSLDLLLEAITFALIGLQLKFVVETVVDSDEGLRTAVWVSLAALAVTMAIRPVYVFATSWLDRVHLPGSRRSRGDQLDWRESLVVSSAGMRGVVTLAAAAAIPATLGGAEFPGRATIQLAAFTVAIGTLLLQGVTLPWVIRRLGVGGEDEAASDAAEEARVRRLMADAQADAIARATTEWAPVIGEEKAEATRAAMSAAIVGRAQAAARLLSPESEAEEPVEQAPVRARPASGRAFPVARPGDRSEDLRRLNALRADMNKAQRQVLVDERDAGRLNEAVMRRILRELDIEAEALAESWVNRI; via the coding sequence ATGGACGAGGCCGTCGTACTCCTGGTCATCACCGGTGCCCTGGCCGTCACGGCCGCGGCGCGGCACTGGGACCTGCCCGCTCCCCTCCTGCTCGTCGTGGTCGGGCTCGGCGTCTCGCTGATACCCGCGGTCCCGCACGTCGAGCTGGCCCCCGAGGTGCTGCTCGGCGTCATCCTGCCGCCGCTGCTCTTCTCGGCGGCCACCGGGAGCTCCTACCAGGACTTCCGCACGTCGCTCCACGCGATCGTGCGCCTGGGAGTCGGGCTCGTGGTCGTCACGGCGCTCGCCGTGGCCTGGGTCGCGACGATCCTGCTGCCCGACCTGCCGTTCGCCGCCGCACTCGTGCTGGGCGCCGTCGTCGCTCCCCCCGACGCGGTCTCCGCCGCCGCGGTCGGTCGACGGCTCGGTCTGCCCCGCCGCGTCATGACCCTGCTCGGCGGCGAGAGCCTCATCAACGACGCGACCTCGCTCACCCTCTACAAGGTCGCCCTCGCCGGCGTCGCCACGGGCGCGTGGGTCTGGACCGAGGGCATCGGGGTCTTCACGCTCGCCGTCGTCGTCGGCGTGGGCGTCGGCCTCGTCATGGGCATCGGGATGCACGCCGCGCGGCTGCGGCTCGCCGACCCGCTCCTCACGAGCGTCGCCGGGATCATCCTCCCGTTCGCGGCCTACTGGATCGCGGAGGAGCTCAGCGGCTCGGGCGTGCTGGCCGTCGTCGCCGCGGGCCTCTACCTGGGGCACACCGCCCCGACCGCGGGCTACGAGACCCGCCTCGTCGAAGAACCCCTGTGGGACAGCCTCGACCTGCTGCTCGAGGCCATCACGTTCGCGCTCATCGGGCTCCAGCTCAAGTTCGTCGTCGAGACCGTCGTGGACTCCGACGAAGGGCTGCGGACCGCGGTCTGGGTGTCCCTCGCGGCCCTCGCGGTGACCATGGCGATCAGGCCCGTCTACGTCTTCGCGACGTCCTGGCTCGACCGCGTGCACCTGCCCGGCTCGAGACGGTCGCGCGGCGACCAGCTCGACTGGCGCGAGTCGCTGGTCGTCTCGTCCGCAGGCATGCGCGGCGTCGTCACGCTCGCCGCCGCGGCCGCCATCCCCGCGACGCTCGGCGGGGCCGAGTTCCCCGGCCGGGCCACGATCCAGCTCGCGGCCTTCACGGTCGCGATCGGCACGCTCCTCCTGCAGGGCGTGACGCTGCCGTGGGTCATCCGGCGGCTCGGCGTCGGCGGGGAGGACGAGGCCGCGAGCGACGCCGCCGAGGAGGCGCGGGTCCGCCGGCTCATGGCCGATGCGCAGGCCGACGCCATCGCGCGGGCCACCACGGAATGGGCTCCCGTGATCGGCGAGGAGAAGGCCGAGGCCACCCGCGCGGCGATGTCCGCCGCGATCGTCGGCCGCGCCCAGGCCGCAGCCCGGCTCCTGTCCCCCGAGTCGGAGGCCGAGGAACCGGTCGAGCAGGCCCCCGTCCGTGCGCGCCCCGCGAGCGGTCGCGCCTTTCCCGTGGCCCGCCCCGGTGACCGGTCGGAGGACCTTCGGCGGCTCAACGCGCTGCGCGCCGACATGAACAAGGCCCAACGACAGGTGCTGGTCGACGAGCGCGACGCCGGACGTCTCAACGAGGCAGTGATGCGCAGGATCCTGCGCGAGCTGGACATCGAGGCCGAGGCCCTGGCCGAGTCCTGGGTCAACCGGATCTGA